Proteins from one Podarcis raffonei isolate rPodRaf1 chromosome 1, rPodRaf1.pri, whole genome shotgun sequence genomic window:
- the LOC128420107 gene encoding rac GTPase-activating protein 1-like isoform X3, translating into MLCVGGCSNMACNLSRMNCLYPQLMRHMDQLLSLIEFNRSIELDCLQIAKCLEGMRQRCCRLDCDLQGTREKLRQSEYECSVLEVKLKHARNQVEVEMKKRHRAEAELEKQERKLQLIYDYLMADSQISPFNEDQRSALAALERPRFSHSTLLPGKCRPSAVEGLGASIISDISFDHSDDEVDLEVIKSLKSRDKGCSSLVPLIQPVATTKSAQTSVAPPPPSANKMSVATLRSGATAHVLPPIPVVPRRRSQQRRCLSTRSDVTSFWGSSEGSGRSTGNSQAESDTIGTKIRTDLRGVQDPFSPSPTQGTPPLQEHHFTSKTMISLESCAVCKSRLRFGKMALKCRPCQLVVHPECKERSPSVCRPTASPRAREGILADFAPSTPPLVPPLVIQCVNQVERRGLKEAGLYRVPGSEHLIREWKRKLLCARGALPSLDQVADVNVICGVLKDFLRSLKEPLVTFALHPAFLHASEIPDEAARQTALCHVVMKLPLANRDTLAFLVLHLHRVMQSPECRMDRHNLARIFGPTLVGHGTPSPSPRIIMEDTPRQCLVVSNLLALPLSFWRHFVREEQENLVPSVQKPSVVNEQDQIFFPLTPPEVSTIQMSPGGGCLPNKLWDCIGTTFPPSNASRTKKTGKFFPLPVS; encoded by the exons ACTGCCTCCAGATTGCCAAATGTCTCGAGGGGATGCGCCAGCGATGCTGCCGCCTGGATTGCGACTTGCAGGGAACAAGGGAGAAGCTGCGCCAGTCGGAGTACGAATGTTCAGTCCTGGAAGTGAAGTTGAAACACGCCCGCAACCAAGTGGAGGTGGAGATGAAGAAAAGGCACCGGGCAGAAGCTGAGCTGGAAAAGCAG GAGCGCAAGCTGCAGCTTATCTATGACTACCTGATGGCTGATTCACAAATCAGTCCTTTCAATGAGGACCAGCGCTCAGCCCTGGCGGCTTTAGAAAGGCCACGTTTCAGCCACAGCACCCTGCTGCCTGGCAAGTG TAGGCCGTCTGCAGTGGAAGGACTTGGGGCCTCAATCATATCTGACATCAGCTTTGATCACTCGGATGACGAAGTG GATTTGGAAGTGATAAAATCCCTCAAAAGCAGAGACAAAGGG tgctccTCCCTCGTGCCCCTGATTCAGCCAGTGGCAACAACCAAATCTGCACAAACATCTGTGGCACCTCCGCCTCCTAGT GCCAATAAGATGTCTGTGGCGACTCTGAGATCCGGAGCCACTGCCCACGTTTTGCCCCCTATTCCTGTGGTGCCCCGTCGCCGATCCCAGCAGAGACGTTGCCTGTCCACACGCTCAG ACGTCACTTCCTTCTGGGGCAGCAGTGAGGGGTCAGGCAGAAGTACCGGTAATAGCCAGGCTGAGAGTGACACCATTGGCACGAAGATTAGGACTGATTTGAGGGGTGTTCAGGAccccttttctccttctcccacaCAGGGAACACCACCCCTCCAAGAGCACCACTTTACTTCCAAGACG ATGATCAGCCTGGAGTCGTGTGCAGTTTGCAAATCCCGCCTGCGCTTTGGGAAGATGGCCCTGAAATGTCGGCCCTGCCAGCTTGTAGTGCATCCTGAGTGCAAAGAACGCAGCCCGTCCGTGTGCAGGCCGACTGCCTCCCCCAGAGCGAGAGAG GGCATTCTGGCAGATTTTGCAccctccaccccacctctggtGCCCCCACTAGTCATCCAGTGTGTGAATCAAGTGGAAAGGCGTGGCCTGAAGGAG GCTGGGCTATACAGAGTGCCAGGTTCAGAGCACCTCATTCGAGAATGGAAGCGCAAGCTGCTTTGTGCCCGAGGAGCGCTTCCCTCACTGGACCAGGTGGCTGATGTCAATGTGATCTGTGGAGTTCTCAAGGACTTTCTGAGGAGCCTGAAGGAACCTCTAGTGACCTTTGCCCTGCACCCTGCCTTCCTGCATGCTTCAG AAATTCCAGATGAAGCTGCTCGCCAGACTGCACTCTGCCACGTTGTGATGAAGTTGCCTCTGGCCAATAGGGACACACTGGCTTTTCTGGTGCTGCATCTCCATAG GGTCATGCAGAGCCCCGAGTGTCGAATGGACCGGCACAACCTAGCACGTATCTTTGGACCAACTCTAGTTGGGCACGGTACTCCTAGCCCTTCCCCACGGATCATCATGGAAGACACACCACGTCAATGCCTG GTGGTTAGCAATCTCTTAGCACTGCCTCTTTCGTTCTGGAGACATTTTGTGAGAGAAGAGCAGGAGAACCTGGTGCCTTCGGTGCAAAAGCCCAGCGTCGTGAATGAGCAAG ACCAGATCTTCTTTCCTCTGACTCCCCCTGAAGTCAGCACCATCCAGATGAGCCCAGGAGGTGGCTGTCTCCCTAATAAGCTATGGGACTGCATTGGGACCACCTTCCCACCCTC GAATGCCTCCCGCACCAAGAAGACGGGCAAATTCTTCCCACTTCCAGTATCATGA